A genomic window from Hippocampus zosterae strain Florida chromosome 13, ASM2543408v3, whole genome shotgun sequence includes:
- the ccdc85al gene encoding coiled-coil domain containing 85A, like isoform X2, whose product MEKATTPPQPQVQLSLAKTDSPADDVSGLSDEDLLKWTKEDLVRRLRRSEADKMSVILDHGNLIREVNRSLQLHLNEIRGLKDINQKLQEDNRELRDLCCFLDDDRQKGKRVSREWQRLGRYSSSIMRKEVTLYLQKLKELELRQEEVIRENLELKELCLLLDEDKGIVGGSGGSGGSVGICVGSRNSIDSQNSLLLVPGQGLLMRDVGDGSSTSSAGSADSSDHHQHKQTHMAVGVGGLGISGEKGSPELTHKPRCSSISAIGGAMADREVPSPDHPAGRNRSTSLEYPYTLPQLCRPRCGSISVPDHSRAMRGLSPEKYGMNVGRSSPEQHPKHYSSDLVLGQRQHYLSQGGSGDLYQRHHRSSISSTGCESPEPRHAHLGTGEHVEKSCAVQGGSPETHRHQYSLSPDHGKFGSPIRDAQRRSAGDELSPHHRSIYNGMNVFPHSSTPAKINRWAERCRPQY is encoded by the exons ATGGAGAAAGCGACTACACCGCCCCAGCCTCAGGTGCAGCTGTCACTAGCCAAGACCGACAGTCCGGCGGACGACGTCTCCGGCTTATCCGATGAGGACCTGCTTAAGTGGACCAAGGAGGACCTGGTGAGGCGTCTGAGACGCTCCGAGGCCGACAAGATGAGCGTGATTCTGGACCACGGAAATCTCATCCGAGAGGTCAATCGCAGCTTACAGTTGCACTTGAACGAGATCAGGGGGCTGAAG GACATCAATCAGAAGCTACAGGAAGACAACCGCGAACTGCGAGACTTGTGCTGCTTCCTGGATGATGACCGGCAAAAAGGAAAGCGAGTGTCCAGGGAGTGGCAACGTCTGGGCCGTTACAGCTCGAGCATTATGCGCAAAGAGGTGACCCTCTATCTCCAAAAACTCAAGGAATTAGAGCTTCGACAGGAGGAGGTCATCCGCGAAAACCTGGAGCTCAAAGAGCTCTGTCTCCTCCTGGATGAGGATAAAGGAATAGTAGGTGGAAGTGGAGGAAGTGGTGGGAGTGTTGGAATATGCGTGGGGTCCCGAAACTCCATAGACAGTCAGAATAGTTTGCTGCTGGTTCCCGGGCAGGGGCTCCTAATGAGGGATGTTGGGGATGGGAGCAGCACCTCTAGTGCAGGGAGTGCTGACAGCTCAGATCACCATCAGCATAAGCAAACTCACATGGCTGTTGGAGTGGGCGGTCTCGGAATTTCAGGGGAAAAAGGGAGTCCTGAGCTGACGCATAAACCCAGATGTAGCAGCATCAGTGCCATAGGAGGAGCAATGGCAGACAGGGAGGTGCCTAGCCCTGACCACCCGGCTGGGCGCAACCGGAGCACCAGTCTGGAGTACCCGTACACTTTGCCCCAACTCTGTCGACCACGTTGCGGCTCGATATCAGTGCCTGACCACAGCCGGGCCATGCGAGGCTTGAGCCCAGAGAAATATGGAATGAACGTGGGACGGAGTAGTCCAGAGCAGCATCCAAAGCACTACAGCTCTGACCTTGTTTTAGGCCAGAGGCAGCACTACTTGAGCCAGGGTGGCAGCGGTGACCTCTACCAGAGGCATCACAGGAGCAGCATTAGCAGTACCGGTTGTGAGAGCCCTGAGCCTCGACATGCACATTTAGGGACCGGTGAGCACGTTGAAAAAAGTTGTGCAGTCCAAGGGGGCAGTCCTGAGACTCATAGGCACCAATACAGTTTGAGTCCTGACCATGGGAAGTTTGGCAGTCCAATTAGAGACGCGCAGAGGAGGTCCGCTGGAGACGAGTTGTCACCCCATCATCGGAGCATCTACAACGGAATGAATG
- the ccdc85al gene encoding coiled-coil domain containing 85A, like isoform X1 encodes MEKATTPPQPQVQLSLAKTDSPADDVSGLSDEDLLKWTKEDLVRRLRRSEADKMSVILDHGNLIREVNRSLQLHLNEIRGLKDINQKLQEDNRELRDLCCFLDDDRQKGKRVSREWQRLGRYSSSIMRKEVTLYLQKLKELELRQEEVIRENLELKELCLLLDEDKGIVGGSGGSGGSVGICVGSRNSIDSQNSLLLVPGQGLLMRDVGDGSSTSSAGSADSSDHHQHKQTHMAVGVGGLGISGEKGSPELTHKPRCSSISAIGGAMADREVPSPDHPAGRNRSTSLEYPYTLPQLCRPRCGSISVPDHSRAMRGLSPEKYGMNVGRSSPEQHPKHYSSDLVLGQRQHYLSQGGSGDLYQRHHRSSISSTGCESPEPRHAHLGTGEHVEKSCAVQGGSPETHRHQYSLSPDHGKFGSPIRDAQRRSAGDELSPHHRSIYNGMNALISAGCCTNNCRNVKLWDSFDASS; translated from the exons ATGGAGAAAGCGACTACACCGCCCCAGCCTCAGGTGCAGCTGTCACTAGCCAAGACCGACAGTCCGGCGGACGACGTCTCCGGCTTATCCGATGAGGACCTGCTTAAGTGGACCAAGGAGGACCTGGTGAGGCGTCTGAGACGCTCCGAGGCCGACAAGATGAGCGTGATTCTGGACCACGGAAATCTCATCCGAGAGGTCAATCGCAGCTTACAGTTGCACTTGAACGAGATCAGGGGGCTGAAG GACATCAATCAGAAGCTACAGGAAGACAACCGCGAACTGCGAGACTTGTGCTGCTTCCTGGATGATGACCGGCAAAAAGGAAAGCGAGTGTCCAGGGAGTGGCAACGTCTGGGCCGTTACAGCTCGAGCATTATGCGCAAAGAGGTGACCCTCTATCTCCAAAAACTCAAGGAATTAGAGCTTCGACAGGAGGAGGTCATCCGCGAAAACCTGGAGCTCAAAGAGCTCTGTCTCCTCCTGGATGAGGATAAAGGAATAGTAGGTGGAAGTGGAGGAAGTGGTGGGAGTGTTGGAATATGCGTGGGGTCCCGAAACTCCATAGACAGTCAGAATAGTTTGCTGCTGGTTCCCGGGCAGGGGCTCCTAATGAGGGATGTTGGGGATGGGAGCAGCACCTCTAGTGCAGGGAGTGCTGACAGCTCAGATCACCATCAGCATAAGCAAACTCACATGGCTGTTGGAGTGGGCGGTCTCGGAATTTCAGGGGAAAAAGGGAGTCCTGAGCTGACGCATAAACCCAGATGTAGCAGCATCAGTGCCATAGGAGGAGCAATGGCAGACAGGGAGGTGCCTAGCCCTGACCACCCGGCTGGGCGCAACCGGAGCACCAGTCTGGAGTACCCGTACACTTTGCCCCAACTCTGTCGACCACGTTGCGGCTCGATATCAGTGCCTGACCACAGCCGGGCCATGCGAGGCTTGAGCCCAGAGAAATATGGAATGAACGTGGGACGGAGTAGTCCAGAGCAGCATCCAAAGCACTACAGCTCTGACCTTGTTTTAGGCCAGAGGCAGCACTACTTGAGCCAGGGTGGCAGCGGTGACCTCTACCAGAGGCATCACAGGAGCAGCATTAGCAGTACCGGTTGTGAGAGCCCTGAGCCTCGACATGCACATTTAGGGACCGGTGAGCACGTTGAAAAAAGTTGTGCAGTCCAAGGGGGCAGTCCTGAGACTCATAGGCACCAATACAGTTTGAGTCCTGACCATGGGAAGTTTGGCAGTCCAATTAGAGACGCGCAGAGGAGGTCCGCTGGAGACGAGTTGTCACCCCATCATCGGAGCATCTACAACGGAATGAATG